The DNA window GGGGCTCGGTCGCACGCTGAAATCCCACCACGTGAGGCAGGAGCACCGCGTGAGTTGCGGCGTGGGGCAACGCAAACATGCCCCCGAGCACGTGGCACAACTTGTGGTGCAGACCGGCTCCGGCGTCGGCGAGAGAGAGCCCGGCGAGGTAGGCGCCCTCGAGCGCAGCTTCCCTCGCCTCGGCGTCATCCGGTCGCGCGGTGAGCCGCGACAGACTGGACGCGAGCAGACGCACGGCCTCTTCGGCGGCCAGAGCCGTGGCTCGATCGAGGGTCGAGGACCACAGCGCTTCGACCGCGTGAGCCAGCGCGTTCCACAGGCTGGTCATGGTGATCGCGCGCGGAAGCGCGGCGGTGAGGTTGGGATCGTAGACCACGAGGGCCGGACGCACGCGTTCATCGCGCCCGGTCTTCTTCTGCCCGCCTTCGGTCATGCCGTAGATGGGAGTCATCTCGGAGCCGGAGTAGGTGGTCGGCAGCGCAATCACCCGCACGCCGCCGTCGAGCGCGAGGGCCTTGGCCAGCCCAATGGCGGAGCCACCCCCGAGCGCGAGCACGCTGTCGGCACCGACTCGCAGAAGCTCTCGGCGTGCCTCGGCGACTACCTCCACCGGAACGTGTTCCCGAGCGATGTTCAGGACACCCACTGAACACGCGCCAAGCCGGCCGCTCAACAGCTCTGCCGCGGCGTTTCTTCCCGCAGTACTCACCACGAGAACGCGCTCAGCCCCCAGAGCCGCAATGTCGCTGGCGATTCGTTCACTCGAGCCCGCGCCAAAGACAACCCGCGTTTTGCCTCGTTCAATCGTGAAGCTCCGACTCATGATCACTCCGGCCCCGACGTGCTTGTTACCGCGGTAAGACTGAGCATAGCCTCGCCGCCCCTACGGGGAGGAGAATCTACATGAAGCTGTATTTCCATCCGGTGTCCACTGCATCGCGTCCGGTCGTGTTGTTCTGCACCGAGGCCAACATCGCTTACGAACCCGTCGTCGTCGACCTCATGACGGGCGCTCACCATCAAGAGCCCTTCATCAGCCTGAACCCCAGCGGCTTGGTCCCGTTCCTGGACGATGACGGTTTCCGCCTGAGCGAGTCGTCGGCGATGCTCAAGTATCTGGCCGAGAAGTTCGACTCACCGGCTTACCCGAAGGACCTCAAGGCTCGCGCACGCGTCAACGAGGTCATGGACTGGTTCAACACTCAGCAGTACCGCGAGCTGGGATACAACCTGGTTTACCCGCAGTTGTTCCCTCACCACAAGCGCGAGCCCGAGACCGCGCAGATGGCCACCATCGAGCGAGGCAAGGAGAAAGCGGAACACTGGCTCAAGGTGCTCGACCAACACGTGATCGGGAATCACAAGTTCCTGTGCGGCGACGAGATCACCATCGCCGACTATTTTGGCGCTGAGATCCTCGCTGTGGGCGACTTGGTCGGTGTCAGCCTTGCGCGCTTCCCCAACGTCGATCGCTGGATGAAGACGATGCGGGCACTACCGAGCTGGAACAAGGTCAACGAGGCCAGCGACGGCTTCGCGGCCTCGCTCAAAGAGAAGAAGTTCGTCACTATCTCGGCGTGACGGCTTTTCCGGAGACCATCCCGGAGCTCTTCGCGTGGCGGGCGGCCCAGCCGTCCGCCACGTGGCTTTTCTACGAGAGCGACTGCTGGACCTACGGCGACGTCGCAGATCTGGTCGACCGTGTGGCCGTCGGGCTCGCCGAGCGTGGTGTCGTGCACGGCGATCGCATCGCGATCCTGCTCCCAAATCACCCGCGGGCGCTGTTCACGTGGTTCGCCGCGAACCGTCTCGGCGCGATCGCCTGTTTCGTGAACCCCGCCCAAACGCCCTTCGAGGTTGCCGCGTTCCTCCGGCTCGCCCGGCCCCGTGTGCTGGTCGCGGACGAACACGAAGCGCTGGCCGAAGTTGCCAGCGCGGCGCTCCCGGACGGAGCGCGCCCCATCATCGCGAGCACGGCGGAGCTCGGGCAGAGAGGCAGAGGGGCACCCGAGGTCGCCGTTACTCCCGACGACGTGGCGGTGCTGATCGCAACCTCCGGCACCACTGGAGCGCCGAAGGCCGTAGCCCAGACCCACCGGACCTACACCCTCACGGCCGAGGCCTTCCCAGCATGGCTCGGTCTCGATGCAAGCGACCGCCTTCTGGTCGCACTGCCGCTCTTTCACATCAACGCGCAGGCGTACTCTACGCTGGGAGCGCTGGGCGCAGGCGCGAGCCTGGCGCTCGTCCCCAAGTTTTCGGCGTCGCGCTTCTTCAAAGAAGCCAAGCGCCTCGCTGCGACACAGGTCAACGCGGTGGGCGCAATGGTTCATATCCTCGCCGCCGCGGAGGCGCGCCCGAGCGATCGCGATCACCAGCTCCGCACCTTGTACGCCGCGCTCGCCCTTCCCGAGGCGCAGCATCGTGCCTTCGAAGACCGTTTCGGCCTGCGCATGCTCGTCGGTTACGGAATGTCCGAAACCACGTTCGGTACGATCTGGCCGCGGGAGCTCCCGCCTCGCTACGGCAGCATGGGCACGCTGCGACAGCACCCGCGCCTCGGCGAGATCAACCGGGCGCGCGTGGTTCGCGCGGATGGCACCGACGCCGCGGACGGCGAGGCGGGCGAGCTCTGGCTCCAGAACCCGGGCAGCCTGCGCGAATACTTCGGTTCGAGCGCAGAGACGGCGCTCACCTTGGCCGGCGGTTGGCTGCACACGGGCGACCTCGTGCGCCGAGACGCCGACGGGTTCTTCACGTTCGTGGCCCGCATGAAAGAACTCATCCGCCGCCGAGGGGAGAACATCTCCGCCGCAGAGATCGAGCTCGCGATGCTTGCTCACCCTTCTGTCGGGCAAGCAGCCGCGATTGCGGCGCCGTCAGCTTTGGGCGAGGACGAGATCGTCGCGTACGTTGCAGCGCGCGCCGGCGCCACGCTGGACCCGGAAGCCCTGAGGGACTTTCTGCGGACGCGCCTGGCCGAGCACAAGCTCCCCAGCGTCATCCACGTGCGCGCCAGCCTTCCGAGAACCGCCACCGAGCGCATCGCGAAGCACCTGTTGAAGTGAACCCGTCGCGTCGCGCCTCAGCCAACGACGACAATCTCGGTCTTCACCGAGTTGGCGATGAAACACTGCTCGTGCGCCCGGTGATGAAGCTCCGCGAGCGTCGCGGCGTCGGGTACGGTCGAAAATCCGATCACCGGCCGGAGCTCGACCCGGCTGACCCACGGAACACCCTGTGGGTTCTTGGTCATGAAGCCCACGGCTTCGTCGGTGTACTCGGTCACGATGAGCCCTCGCCGCTGGGCAAGGTAGAGGAACGTGAGCAGGTGGCAACTGGCGATGGCTGCGACGAACGCCTCTTCCGGATCGACACCGGCCGGATCCGAGAACGGTGGCTTCACCACTGCCGGGCTCGGTGAGGCCAAGACTTCCACGCCGCCGTCGAAGCGCCAGCGATGCACACGAGAGTACTTGCCTGAGGCAAACCCATCGTCGTTGCTCTGCCAGTGGACGCTTGCGCGATGCTCACTCATGCCGGAGTCCCGTCATCGGTCGGGGGGATGTCGGCGTCGACGGCCTTGAGGACCTCCGCCAGAAAATCGAGGACCGCCCGAATGCGGGCCGACTTCATCAGGTCCTCGTGCACCGCCTGCCAGATCACCCGGGGTGTCGGGGTCGTGTCGCTCGGCACCGGAACGAGCGCGGCGTCGGACTCCGCCACCGCACGGGGCAAGAGAGCCATGCCGAGCCCTGCGACGGTCGCGCTGAAGATCGAGCTGACACTGTCACTCCGCAGCACGATCCGCGCACCCGTCCGGCGCGCGTCGAACCAGGCGTTCTCGAGCGCGAACGCCGGGGCGTCGGCGAACAGGATCACCGCGTGGCCGCTGAGCCCTGTGGCGTCGAGGTCCGGCAGGCCGTTCTGCTCCACGTAGTCTCGCGAGGCATACAGCGCGAGAGGGATCGTCGTCAGTCGCCGAATCACGATGCGCTGTTCCCGTGGGCGGGCCAAGCGCAACGCAATGTCGGCTTCCCTGCGCGCCAGGCTGACGCTGCGCGAGGTGCACGAGAGCTCGAGCGTGATGTCCGGGTGGCGCTCCGCGAGCCGGGGCAGGTGCGGCGCGATGAACCGCGTGCCGATCATCTCCGTGACGCTCACCCGCACTCCTCCCGCCGCCCGCTGATCAGCACCGAGTAGCTGACGCTCCACCGCCAGCGCCTCGGCTTCCATGCGCTCCGCGCTCGGCAAGAGCTCGCGACCCTCCGGTGTGAGCAGCCAGCCATCCGGCGTGCGGTCGAAGAGCCGGAGGCCGAGCTGCTCTTCGAGCGCACCCATGCGCCGGCTGACGGTGGTCGCATTGATCTGCAGGCGCTGGGCGGCGCGGGCCAGCGTCTCCGTGCGGGCCAGGGCCAGAAAATGCCTGAGGTCGTCCCAGTCCATGTCGCGGCTCGACAATAGGCGAAACATACCCCTGCCTTCTTGCAGTTTCGAACTGCGAAAGCGCTGGGAGCAGAGTTGCCGGTCGGGTCTTAGGACTGTGTGCAGCAAAGGAGCCTCCCATGATCGAACCGGAACACATCGCGACTGGCGGCCGACCCCTGACCCTGACCGCCGACGACGGCTGGAAGCTGGGCGCGACCCTCTTCGAGGCGCGCTCTGCAAAGACCACGGTGGTGATTCACGCGGGGACGGCCGTGCCGCAGCGGTTCTACCTGCGCTTTGCCGCGCATTTAGCTCGGCGTGGGCACCAGGTGTTGACCTACGACTACCGCGGGGTCGGTGCATCACGGCCCGACACGTTGCGCGGGTTCGACGCCACCATGTCCGACTGGGGAAACCTCGACGCGCCCGCCGCCCATCGAGCCGCAAGACAGCACGCCGGGTCAAAGCCGGTCGTCTCCCTGGGTCACAGCTTCGGTGGCCAGCTGGTGGGTCTGAGCGACGAGGTTCACGACGTGGCGTTCGCGTTCTTCGTGGGAGCACAGCTGGGCTGGGTTGGACACTGGCCGTTGTTCGAACAGCTCCGCCTGCGCGCGATCTGGGGTGGCGCGGTCCCGGCGTTGACGGCTGCGTTCGGCTACCTGCCCGGGCGTGCGGGCCTGGGCGTCGACCTACCAAGCGGCGTCGCGCGGCAATGGGCGGAGTGGGCAACCCATCCTGACTACCTCGCGGGGCACGTCCCCGACGCCGCCGCGCGCTTCGCACGCTTTCGAGCGCCGGCCGTCTTGTACTCGTTCACCGACGACGACTACGCGCCCCGAGCTGCAGTCGACCGCTTCCGCAGTCGTCTGCTCTCGTCGGACGTCACTCACCGCCGTCTGGCACCCGCCGATGCTGGACTCACCAGCATCGGGCACTTCGGATTCTTCCGAGCGGGAGCGGAGGACAGCCTGTGGCGTGAGGCCGTGACGATCCTGGACGCCGTTGCAGAAGCTCGCCCGCTGCCGGTCGCGAGCTCCAGTCCCCACGCATGGAAGCTCGAGGCTTCGGATATCCGTGCCGATCTCGAATACGGGCGGGACTGAAGGCGGTTGCGACGCGCGGGCGCCGTTCATGGCCCCGGGCGGCGTTCAGATGGTCCAAATCGCGCGCGCGCTCTCCCGGACCGTGGCGACGACGACATCGAATTCGGCGAGCTCGCGCACGCTAGCAAGAGCCGGGCAATGCTCGAGCCAGTCGAGATCGACCAGCGCCGATTTGGCGGCGTCTTCCAGATGCCTCAACGCGCCGCGTTTGTCCTGATTGAGCCCAGCGATTTCGGCCGCCAGCTGCTTGGCGTAGGTGAAGAACCGCTGAGTCTGGAACTGCGACATGATTTCGTCCAGGTGATGACTGGTCGCAGCGTAGGCGTCGGGCGAGAGCGCGCAGTCACAATAGGTCTTCAAGAAGCGCAAGGCGGCGTGCGGGTCGGGGGCCACGACCTCGCGTTGCCTGGCCAGTTCCTCGCGGTCCCCCCGCCAGGCCGCCACCCGAATCCGGAGCTGCGTGATCGTTACATTCCGCCCCACCGACCGCGTCTGAGCGAGCGACAGCATCCGATCGTAGTCTTCCGTCAAGCCGCGCAGCGCGAAGTACCGCGCAAGATCCACCGGCGCCACGGTCAGCAAGGGGTCTAGCTTCATGGCGGCGGTGAGCCGACGTTTACCCTCTTCGGTTCGACCTGCTTCGCACTGCAAATGCCCCAGGTATTCCTGGGCGCTCGCGGCAGTCGGCGCGAGGATCAGGGCGCGACGGAGGTGTGCCGCTGCGGAGGTGTAGTCGCCCGCCTGCGACGCAGCGATCCCCGCCGCGAGCTGGGTCTCGGCGAAACCCGGAGCGCCCTCGAGGGCCGCGGCCAGTGCTTCCTCGACGACCGCGTTGTCCTGCGCCTGGGTCTCGACGGTCCCGGCAAATCGCCGACTGGCGGCGGCGAGCGCGCGGGCCGCGAGCGCTGGCCCGAACCCAGGTGCTTTCTTCACCGCCTCCGTCAAGGTCGAGAGCGCGTCGCCGGACATGGTGCGAAACGCTCGGCGGCCGGCCAGGTAGAGCTCGATGGCCTCGGAGGAGGCTTGGCCTCTCGATTCGGCTATTTCGATCTCCACCCGGAGTGCCTCCGCGATCCGATGCCCTACCTCCTCTTGGAACGCGTACACATCGACCAACGCGCCGTCGAAGCGCTCGGACCAGAGTTGGACTCCGGTGGCTACATCCACCAAACGCACGGTGACTCGCAGCACGTCGCCCCGGCGCTGCACGCTTCCATCGACAATGAGATCCGCACCAAGCTGGCGACCCACCTCGCCCGAATCGAAAGAAGAATCGAACTTCATGGTGGCGCGGTTGGAGAGGACGCGAAGGCCACGAGCGCGAGTGAGCACGTCGATCAACTCCTCGCCAATTTCCTCGCCCAAATCCGCCACCACTTCGCCGCGCTCGCGGAACGGGAGCACCGCAAGCACACGCCCGCTGTCCGGCAAAGGGGCAAAGGGCGCCGCGGTGCCTGTGTTTCCCGGAGCCGCGGACGGTGTGACGCCGAAGCTCACCGTTGCTTCGGCGTGGGTCGCCTCCGCGGAGAGGAACCCGCGAAGCAGCGTCGCCACCACTTCAGCCGACGCGGGCCGGTCCCTTGGCGCGGGCGAGAGGAGCTTGGCAACGAGCTCGACGAGCCGGGGCGGCTGACCGCCCAGGTCGAGCTCCGCGGGCACGCCCTGGAGGCGGGCGAGCACGTCACCGCGCCCCCCTCCCCAGCTCGGTTGCCGGCCGGCCAACACGTGGTGCAGCACAAGGCCGAGAGCGTAGAGATCCGTACGCTCGTCGAGCGCACCCTCGCAGAGCTGCTCTGGAGCCATGTAAGCCGGAGTGCCCAGCGCGCCCTGCGTGAGCTTTTCGTCGTCTGCCGCCCGCGCGATGCCGAAGTCCAGGATGACGGCGCGTCCGCTCTCCTCCACGATCACGTTGGATGGCTTCAAGTCGCGGTGGATCACCCCGGCCACGTGAGCTGCGTGGAGACCATCGCAGATCTGAGCGCCGATGTCCGCGACCTCTCCGAGAGACAGCCTCCCGCGTGCTCTCACCAGCTGACCGACACTTTGCCCCTCGACGAGCTCCATGGTCAGGAACCAGGTGCCGTGACAGCTCCCGATGTCGTAGGTGCGAGCCGCGTTCTTGTGAGTGATACGGCGCGCCAGCCGCACCTCGCGCTGAAATCGGGCCTCTTCGGTCTCGGCGCCTCGGATGAGGAGCGTCTTCAGCGCGACGCTCTCGCCAAGCACCCTGTCGTGCACGCGATAGACGGCACCCATGCCGCCGCGTCCGAGGATCCCCTGCACTTCATAGCGCTCCGCCAGCACGGCGCCCATCGGGAGGACTTCGGGCGGCTGCATGCGTTCGGAGCTTAACCGCCGCGGCGTCGGCTACGAAGCTCGGCCGCATTTCAGCGACAATGTGAGCCACAAACCCCTCGCGCCTGGGCGGCGGCGCGGCGCGCAGCAACACTCGGCGGCGTAGACCGAGAGCGTCAGTTGCCCACGACGTCGAGCTTGGCGTCGTAGAGCAGATGCCCCAGACGTGGCTCCTCGATCTCGATGGAGTAGTCGTTGGGCACTCGAATCGCGAACGACTTCGACTTGGGAAACAACACGCGCACGGCCTTGTCGTCCCCGAGGATCTGCACTTTCAGCGCGGCGTCTCCGTCATTGACGAGCTCGACGGGGGTCTTGTGCAGCACGGTCAGCGTCTTGCCGGTTCGGTGGTAGGTGTAAAACCAGACCTTGTCCTGGGCATCCTTCTTGAAGCGAACCACGTCGGCAAAGAAGTTGGAGCGCTCCTTCTTCAGACAGGCCGCCTTCGCATCTTCGGCGACACCCCCGCACTTCTTCTGGTCGGTCTCGGTGGGCGCGGAGTTTGGGTAGTTGATCACGTAGGCGACCTTCGCTCCGGTCACGGTGTCGACGGGCGACCGACTCGGTTTCTCGCCCGAGGGTGGTGGGGCCGCGGGCGCAGCGGCGCTGGCCGGCGGAGCCGGTGATTTCGCCGGAGGGCCCGCGGGAGTTTCCGATGCAGACGTCGCCGGCCCTGGCTCCGGCGGCGCCGCACTCGGCGCGGCCGTTTGACCGCCACCGCAGCCCACGAAGATCAGCGACAGGAGGACGGCGGACCACTGACTCGAGACGTTGGGCATGAACAGGGCTCCCATTTCAGGGCCCGCGCATACACCGAAAGTCCTTCACCTGGCGAGGCCTGTCTCGCCCTGCCCCACAACGCGGCCTCAGTGGCAGAGTGATCCGCTGGGCGACCAGCAGTTGTCGCGCACACCGCTCATGCCAAAGGTGCTGTCTCCGACCTCACGCCGGACCGCGCGCAGAATGCTCAGCCACGAGCTCTTGTTCTTGCGGTTGAGCGACCAGGCGATGCGCGCCAGCACCGGCGCCGCGAACTCCTCGGTGCTGGCCGAGACCTCGACCACGCTGGAGAGCATGTCGAGGTTCTGCCAGCCGCCCTTGCCGTTCAAGATCGGGCGAACGTAGTACTCGTAACCGAGACAGCCGCCGTAGAGGAAGATCTGGTAGTCGTTCGAGTAGTTGGGGCGCTCCCAGAAGTCGCTGGCCCCGAGCATGCTGTGGCCGTCATAGGTGACGATTTCGTGCTCGCCGAGCGCTTTCTGGAAATTGTCGAAGTGAGCCTCGTCGTCGAGCCCGGCGAAGTCGAAGGGTGAGTACAGATCAACCACGAAGTCGACGCTGCCGATGTGTTTGCTGAAGCGCCGACCGACGGGTGCGGGGGTCACCTCGGAGAAGCCGCCCTCGCGCAGCCATTTGGCCATGCGCCCGAGCGCCACCATTCCGGGATCGGTCTTTTTCACCGGCCCATCGTCAATCTGCCCGAAGAGCACCACGGCGGTGACCTTGCCGTCGGCCACCAGACGGTCGTACTCCGGATACGTCGTCTTCGGCGCTGCGAACATCTTCGACACGGTCAGGGACAGTTTTTGAGTGGGTAGCTTGCAGGTGGTCTTCTCGGGGTTCCACAGGTACCAGTACACGGACTGATCGAGGCCCATGTGGTGGTCGTAGTCGGCGCAGGTCTTGTCCGCCTTGCTCATGACGTTGAAAGGATTCAGCGGGACGGTCGCGTCGAACTTGCTGCCCTTCGCCACTCCATCTGCCGCGCCGTGCAACAGCACCGCGTTCACGCCGCGGATCCGAAAGTGAGTCAGCTTGGCCGAAGCGACGTTCGCCGCCTTTGCCGCGGTCATCCACTGCCCGTCGACGCGCCACTCGACCCGCTCGGCGGAGGTCGAGTCCTCAGCGAGTGACTCGAGGTAGAAGTCGCCGTGTTTGCGCAGGTAGGTCGTGGCGAACTGCCCGAGGAATGCCGGAGCCTCCATCACACGAGATGTGGGCGCCTCGACATCCGCTTCGAGGTCGACCTCGACCTCGACACCGTCCGGATTGACATAACCCGTGTCGGCCTTTCCCTCGTCGGTGAACTCCACCAAGAAGGGGTTCTCACCCGGCGCGCTCGGGGCGCCGGAGTCCGAGTTGGCAGAGCAAGCGGCGACGGCGCTGCCGAAGAGTGCGACGACGATGAGGGAGTGAAGTTTCATGCTGCCTCCTGCGGACCACATGAACCTACATCGTCTTACATAAGCGCACAACACAAATATTTGTCTTTCATTTCAGGTGTGTAGAGCACTCGATTCGGAACCCGCTCAAACATAGGCGTGGTCTTATGTAGGTGTTTAGTCTACATCGGAACCATGCCTCGGGTCATCCGGCTGATGCTGCTCGGTATCCTGCTCACCGCCTGTTCGTCGACTCCGCGCGACGACGGCCCGTCCGACACTCCATCCGAGCGGGGGCCCATCGGAAAAGCCGATAGCGCCGGAAGCTGCAAGACGGCAACGGCGACCTCGTGCGGAGGGCGAAGCACCAGCGGCGCCTGTTACTGCGATGCAAGCTGTACGGAGTACGGAGACTGTTGCAACGACGCCAAGTCCGTCTGTGGCATTGGAACCGCGAAGCCGCAGTTCGGTTACGACCTCGTGTCGACAGCGCTCGACGTCGACCTTTCGAAGCGTACCGCCCGCGCGACTCTGCGAGTGAACGACGCTGGCCAGAACGGTGTTTCATTCGAGGCCAAGGGGCTCGTGATCAATCAGGTGGAGGCCGCGTCCGGTCCGTTGTCTTTCGAGATCGTGGACGGACGCCTGGATGTGGCGCTGCCCCCGTCGACCGCGCCCACCGATGTCACGGTCGACTACACTTTCACCAAACAGTCCAGCTTCGACGGGCTGCTCGCCGGAGGCTCGACCTTCGTCTGGCCCTATTTCTGCGGCAACCTGTTCCCGTGCAAGAGCGACCCATCGGATGGGATGCGCTTCGACCTGAACGTGCACGGCGCGCCGAGCGGGCAGTCCGTGGTGTTCCCGAAGCAGGTGACCGCCGATGGCCCGTCCTACATGCTCGCGTGGGCCACGGGAAAATACAGCCACAAAGACCTCGGCACGACGACGGCGGGCACGAAGGTCTCCGTCTACTACCTGCCGGGCGACGAGGCGGTGGTCGACAAGGGAACCGCCTCACTCACCAAGGGCTTCGACTGGTACGAAAAGACCCTCGGCGCGTACAGCTTCGGTGAAGAAGTCGCGTCCGTCTCGGTCACCTGGGGCCCGGGGGCCTACGGAGGCATGGAACACCACCCGTTTTGGCACGTCGGCCGCGACTCGATGGGCGACAAGACCACCCACTTGCACGAGGCCGCTCACGGCTGGTTTGGCGATGGTGTGCGTCTGGCCTGCTGGGAAGACTTCGTGCTGAGTGAGGGCACCGTGAGCTATCTCACCGCTCGCGCTGCCGGCTCGGCCGAGGGCGCGACCGCCGAGACCGCCGTGTGGAAGGACTACGAGCAGGACCTCGAGAACGCCGTGGCGGAACGGGACCACGTGGCCTGGCCGACGACGTGCAACGAGGTGGACATCCTGAAGGACCTCTTCACGTCGGTTCCGTACATGAAGGGAGCGTTCTTCTACCGCGCCGTGGCGAAGCAGGTCGGCGTCGACGTGCTGGACCAGGTGATAGGCAAGTTCTACCTCGCGCACGTGGGCAAGGCGGCGCGGATGCAGGAGATGCTCGATCTGATCAAGGCAGAAACCGGCTTCGATCCCGCTCCGCTCGCCAAGGTGTGGTTGCGGCAGAAGGGGATCCCGGCGCACTGAGCTTCGAGCCCGACCGGTCTCGAGGCCCCCAACCCTTTCCTCAGCCGAGTAACCCGCGCTTGTGGCGGCCGGGGCGCAGCGTTAGGTCGGCACGAGCATCGAGCCCGTTCGGGACGAATCCCATGACGCTGCGCAAACCCACCTCCGAAGCGTTCCGCCGCTTGTTCTGGGCGACACCGCTCGCCCTGACACTCGGCGCGACGGCGTGTTTTGCTCTGCCGAATACCGGACCCACTCCGGTGAGCCGCGCCGAGCTCTATCAGTCCAGTGAGCCGGAGTACGACGCGTTCTTCAAGGAACTGCACGACGTCCAGATGACGGTGGTTGCTGCGTCGAACGAACAACTCGCGGCGCGACGCGCTCTCGCGACGGAGCTCGGACTCGACCCGCGTGCCTCGATGGAGCTCATCACTGCGCGCTTCGAGAAGCAGCTCGACGAGCTGGCGAAACACGGCTCATCGTTGCATGTCGAGTTCATCGGACTCGATGAAGGCGCGAGCGAGACCGACGCAGTGGTCACTCTCTCCGATGCCTCGGGCAGCTCCAAACCCACCTCACTGAGCAAGGCGCTCGAGCAAATTGCCAAAGGCTCGGCCAAACTCGCGCTGCGGGTGCGCGCCGCCGCCAAGACGCTAGAGGCGCTCAAGAGCAAGCTGCCCGGGCTCGAGGGCGCGGTCGACGAGCGCTTCCGTCTCTTGGGTCCGGCGCGCACGAAGGAGACGCATCGCAACCTGACGGATGCGCGCATCACCCTGCCGTCGCTGACGTCGTCTCTCGCCATTGCCGACGAGAACACGCTCGCGATGATCACGCTCTTGAAGAAAGCGACCCCTGCCGAGAAGGCTGCCAAGGCACCCGCCGGGAAAGGCGCAAAGAGCCCCGCCACCAAGCCGCAGCCACAAAAGAAACCCGCCGGCTCCGGCAGCGGCGACTACGAGCCGTGACGACGCTCAATTGTAGGTTGCGGCGAGCATCAGGCTGAGCGCGTTGCTCGAATGCTCGGCGTGAAATTCGGGCCCGAGCAAGAACACCAGGTTGTCTTTCGCCTCGACGTGCTGCAGACGGAGCAGCGCTCCCATCGCCCACTGCTTGGCGATCCACCACTCTTGTCCGACGCCCACGACCAACCCGTACCCGGTAGCCCCGCCGGGTTTGTCGAACGCGCTAGGGGCAACACCGCTCGTCACCCCAAGGCCACCGCCCAGCTGGAAGTGAAGCCCGGCGTCCGGATCCGGGTAGTAGTCCACCAGGGGTCCATAGGTCGCGGTCACGTACGCGCCGCTGGTCTGAGTGTCGACGTCGCCGAAGTCTTGCTTGGACGTGTAGGCGACGTTGAGAAAAAACCCGCCCGCCAGGATCAGACCAGGGGCGAGCGCGCCCCCGACCGCGAGCTCGCTCGCTTGACCGACGCCGGTGACGGAGCCGTCGCGTTCGAAGCCGCTGAGCCCATCTTGCTTCAGGTGCACGCTATCTTTCAGGACACCTACGCCCAGCGCGAGGCGCAGGTAGAATCCGTCGTGGTGGTATTCGCCAGGCTGACGTGGCGGCAACGGGGCAGGTTGGGCGGCGCTCGGCAACACGACGAGTACCACCGCCCCGGAGAGCAGCACGGCCCGCCACCCTCGCATTCCGCCGAGCCCACACACTCCGCCAGCATACACGAGGGCGCGCTGGAGGATCAGGGCTCGGCCGAGCACGCTCTCACTTGCGCGCTCGGC is part of the Myxococcales bacterium genome and encodes:
- a CDS encoding AMP-binding protein; the encoded protein is MTAFPETIPELFAWRAAQPSATWLFYESDCWTYGDVADLVDRVAVGLAERGVVHGDRIAILLPNHPRALFTWFAANRLGAIACFVNPAQTPFEVAAFLRLARPRVLVADEHEALAEVASAALPDGARPIIASTAELGQRGRGAPEVAVTPDDVAVLIATSGTTGAPKAVAQTHRTYTLTAEAFPAWLGLDASDRLLVALPLFHINAQAYSTLGALGAGASLALVPKFSASRFFKEAKRLAATQVNAVGAMVHILAAAEARPSDRDHQLRTLYAALALPEAQHRAFEDRFGLRMLVGYGMSETTFGTIWPRELPPRYGSMGTLRQHPRLGEINRARVVRADGTDAADGEAGELWLQNPGSLREYFGSSAETALTLAGGWLHTGDLVRRDADGFFTFVARMKELIRRRGENISAAEIELAMLAHPSVGQAAAIAAPSALGEDEIVAYVAARAGATLDPEALRDFLRTRLAEHKLPSVIHVRASLPRTATERIAKHLLK
- a CDS encoding alpha/beta fold hydrolase, producing the protein MIEPEHIATGGRPLTLTADDGWKLGATLFEARSAKTTVVIHAGTAVPQRFYLRFAAHLARRGHQVLTYDYRGVGASRPDTLRGFDATMSDWGNLDAPAAHRAARQHAGSKPVVSLGHSFGGQLVGLSDEVHDVAFAFFVGAQLGWVGHWPLFEQLRLRAIWGGAVPALTAAFGYLPGRAGLGVDLPSGVARQWAEWATHPDYLAGHVPDAAARFARFRAPAVLYSFTDDDYAPRAAVDRFRSRLLSSDVTHRRLAPADAGLTSIGHFGFFRAGAEDSLWREAVTILDAVAEARPLPVASSSPHAWKLEASDIRADLEYGRD
- a CDS encoding protein kinase, producing the protein MQPPEVLPMGAVLAERYEVQGILGRGGMGAVYRVHDRVLGESVALKTLLIRGAETEEARFQREVRLARRITHKNAARTYDIGSCHGTWFLTMELVEGQSVGQLVRARGRLSLGEVADIGAQICDGLHAAHVAGVIHRDLKPSNVIVEESGRAVILDFGIARAADDEKLTQGALGTPAYMAPEQLCEGALDERTDLYALGLVLHHVLAGRQPSWGGGRGDVLARLQGVPAELDLGGQPPRLVELVAKLLSPAPRDRPASAEVVATLLRGFLSAEATHAEATVSFGVTPSAAPGNTGTAAPFAPLPDSGRVLAVLPFRERGEVVADLGEEIGEELIDVLTRARGLRVLSNRATMKFDSSFDSGEVGRQLGADLIVDGSVQRRGDVLRVTVRLVDVATGVQLWSERFDGALVDVYAFQEEVGHRIAEALRVEIEIAESRGQASSEAIELYLAGRRAFRTMSGDALSTLTEAVKKAPGFGPALAARALAAASRRFAGTVETQAQDNAVVEEALAAALEGAPGFAETQLAAGIAASQAGDYTSAAAHLRRALILAPTAASAQEYLGHLQCEAGRTEEGKRRLTAAMKLDPLLTVAPVDLARYFALRGLTEDYDRMLSLAQTRSVGRNVTITQLRIRVAAWRGDREELARQREVVAPDPHAALRFLKTYCDCALSPDAYAATSHHLDEIMSQFQTQRFFTYAKQLAAEIAGLNQDKRGALRHLEDAAKSALVDLDWLEHCPALASVRELAEFDVVVATVRESARAIWTI
- a CDS encoding OsmC family protein, encoding MSEHRASVHWQSNDDGFASGKYSRVHRWRFDGGVEVLASPSPAVVKPPFSDPAGVDPEEAFVAAIASCHLLTFLYLAQRRGLIVTEYTDEAVGFMTKNPQGVPWVSRVELRPVIGFSTVPDAATLAELHHRAHEQCFIANSVKTEIVVVG
- a CDS encoding LysR family transcriptional regulator, with amino-acid sequence MFRLLSSRDMDWDDLRHFLALARTETLARAAQRLQINATTVSRRMGALEEQLGLRLFDRTPDGWLLTPEGRELLPSAERMEAEALAVERQLLGADQRAAGGVRVSVTEMIGTRFIAPHLPRLAERHPDITLELSCTSRSVSLARREADIALRLARPREQRIVIRRLTTIPLALYASRDYVEQNGLPDLDATGLSGHAVILFADAPAFALENAWFDARRTGARIVLRSDSVSSIFSATVAGLGMALLPRAVAESDAALVPVPSDTTPTPRVIWQAVHEDLMKSARIRAVLDFLAEVLKAVDADIPPTDDGTPA
- a CDS encoding glutathione S-transferase family protein, with product MKLYFHPVSTASRPVVLFCTEANIAYEPVVVDLMTGAHHQEPFISLNPSGLVPFLDDDGFRLSESSAMLKYLAEKFDSPAYPKDLKARARVNEVMDWFNTQQYRELGYNLVYPQLFPHHKREPETAQMATIERGKEKAEHWLKVLDQHVIGNHKFLCGDEITIADYFGAEILAVGDLVGVSLARFPNVDRWMKTMRALPSWNKVNEASDGFAASLKEKKFVTISA